The Miscanthus floridulus cultivar M001 chromosome 6, ASM1932011v1, whole genome shotgun sequence genomic interval AATCATGTGTGGTGTGCTGCACTTTTCTCCAATGAAAAACATAAGCTCATTAATGGTTCTATTAGGATCAAAGCAAAAATAGCACACCGGCGACTACGTAGTTGATCAGTGAACATTCAACCGCACATGTATATTCAAATGATAAATATATCTCAGGACCTAAACGAGATACTACATGCATGCTTAAGCTAATTGATATATATTTATAGATAGCAAGTAGGAGCTTTGACGAGGACAATCCACACGAGCAGACGATTCTATGCAATTGATGGTGAAATAGCAAAGTTATAGTTTAGTGGGTACCTTCGTAACGAGCATCCAGATATTTTTCCTCGAGGCTGTCCAGTCGCTGCCGCAAGGACGAAGGGAGCGACTTTATACCTGGGCAGTCTGTAATTGTAAGCTCACGAAGACATGAGTATGCTGATGGCCCATCGGGCAAGAAAGGCGCTAGGCTTTCGCAATCCCGAAGACGGAGGCATTCCAGCGTTTGGAGCTCTCCGGAGCCAGATTCCAGTGATCTCAACTCTGGGCACCAATAAATCTGTAGTGTTCGGAGTGCATCCAGCTGGCCCGAGAGGAGTTGTAGTTTGTTGCATCCCAAAATATATATTTCCCTGAGGGACGGGGGAAGGTTGAGAACCTCTGACAAGCTGCCACACCTCCGTATCCTTAGCGATTCAAGGCATGGAAGGAAGTGATCCCTGGTCGATGAAGTCAGCTGTGGTACAGCAGCTATGGATGCCATGACGTCAGTGCTAGGCTCTTGATTCAATGTCGGCTTGTCCTGTTGCTTGCCGAATATGGACTCAAGCGCTTGtttagtttcatcaaattctcaactttgacactatgcaaaaagaagatttctcgtcacatcaaacttatggtacatgtatggagtactaaatgttgacgaaatcaaaaactaattgcacaatttagttgtactttacgagacgaacgttttgagtaacgattggacaattattatcaaataaaaacgagaCGCTACCGTACGCTACAGTGTTAATCTCTAGAGACTTGAGGTTGGGCAGAAGTTGGCTCCTTTCTGATGCTGGTTGGCCAGGAGCAGCTCGTGCGTATCCAGTCAGATCATTGCAGTCCCGAATCACCAGATTCCTCAAGGATACCAAGCTCTGGAACTCCTCCGGCCAGTAGACCAGTGCATCGCAGTAAATAAATTTCAGATCTTGGAGCTGTACAAAACATGTCCATACTGCTCggccttgttcactttgcaaaaaaaagtgaacctgatgaatagtaccactttcgttttatttgacaaatattatccaatcgtggaccaactaggctcaaaagattcatctcgtgattttcaactaaactgtgtaattagttatttttttacctacatttaatactccatacaaacggttaaaaattgatgtgatgaagaaaataaaaaaacttaaaatttagatggcatctaaacaaggccctaataTGTTTGAGTGGAAGAGGAAGTGGCAGCCCCACCCTAGCTCCAGTCTTGTCAGAGTGGATTTAATGTTGTTGCTGTCCGCCAGCTCAAACGCACCGTGCTCAGCTGGTAAGGCTGTTTCTGCATCTTTGAAAGACATCGCCAGTTCGGACAGTGAATCAATAACTATAGGAATTGCTGCTAAGAAGATCTGCTGGTGGCCTTCTCGTATTGTTAATGAGCTGAGCTTTGGTCCCTCCGGTAAAGTTGTCAACTCTGGGCTTCCATCAATCAAAACAGTCTCAAGATCAGGGAACGTCCACTGTTCACTATTAATTACTTCCGTGACCCCCCAGCTCTTAAAATTTATTAAATCACGGAACGTGAGTGTCTTTAATTTTGGAAACAATGGCCGTGTTGTAATATCACTACGGCCAATTAATGGTTCCAAAGATAATGTACCTGCTGGTAATGCTGTCATCTTTGGGCAGTCACCAATCCATAACTCTTCAAGATATGGGAACATCGTGTCTCCTTGAGTCGCCCCAACTTGTTCCCATCTCTCAAAATTCTCCAATCCCTCAAGTTCAAGTACCTTCAACGCCGGAAATGCTGAGCGTGCATTTTCATAATCTTCACCACAAAATTCTTGGAGCAATGGTCCTTCCGGTAGTGCTATCAGATTTTTGCAATCGAGAACTGATAAATCTTCAAGGCACGGAAATATTATCTGTTGTCCTTGAGTTGCTTCATCAGCTGACCCCCATTTCTGAAATTTATCTAACCCTTTCAACTTTAGCACCTTCAATGCCGGAAACGCTGACCATGTTTTGATATCACTACGGCCAACTGATGGTGCCAAAGATGATGTACCTGCTGGTAATGCTGTCATCTTTGGGCAGTTACCAATCCATAACTCTTCAAGATGTGGGAACATCGTGTCTCCTCCTTGAGTTGCCCCAACTTGTTCCCATCTCTCAAAATTCTCCAATCCCTCCGGTTTAAGTACCTTCAACGCCGGAAATGCTGAGCGtgccttttcataatcttcaccACACAATTCTTGGAGCAATGGTCCTTCAGGTAGTGCTATCAGATTTTTACAATCGAGAACTGATAAATCTTCATGGCACGGAAATATTATCTGTTGTCCTTGAGTTGCTTCATCAGCTGACCCCCATTTCTGAAATTTATCTAACTCTTTCAACTTTAGCACCTTCAATGTTGGAAATGCTGAGCGTGCCATTTTATAATGTACCCCACACAGTTCTTCGAGCAGTGGAGCTTCTGGTAGAGCTATCAATTCTTGGCAGCTGCGAATTGATAACTTTTCAAGatgagggccttgtttagatcaccccaaaattccaagttttttcactctctctccatcacatcaatttttagccacttgcatggagcattaaatgtaggtaaaaaaaataactaattgcacagtttagttggaaatcacgagatgaatcttttgaacttagttggtccacgattagacaatatttaccaaataagacgaaagtgctactattcatcgagttgaaattttcttcaatct includes:
- the LOC136460603 gene encoding putative disease resistance protein At3g14460 — encoded protein: MANLGNKKELIALSLRWTPTEEEKPHCHKILEGLEAPHGLTALRINDYLGTSFPVWIGMLPNMVELHLYDCKKSKNLPPLRQVPALQVLCLEGLEELQCLCSGGTFFNFPNLKELMLVRLPAFDRWCEVNWLQGEQVIFPHLKKLCIQKCEKLTALPEAAPLGPSCSQNHTEIRSAFPALKVLKLKELDKFQKWGSADEATQGQQIIFPCHEDLSVLDCKNLIALPEGPLLQELCGEDYEKARSAFPALKVLKPEGLENFERWEQVGATQGGDTMFPHLEELWIGNCPKMTALPAGTSSLAPSVGRSDIKTWSAFPALKVLKLKGLDKFQKWGSADEATQGQQIIFPCLEDLSVLDCKNLIALPEGPLLQEFCGEDYENARSAFPALKVLELEGLENFERWEQVGATQGDTMFPYLEELWIGDCPKMTALPAGTLSLEPLIGRSDITTRPLFPKLKTLTFRDLINFKSWGVTEVINSEQWTFPDLETVLIDGSPELTTLPEGPKLSSLTIREGHQQIFLAAIPIVIDSLSELAMSFKDAETALPAEHGAFELADSNNIKSTLTRLELGWGCHFLFHSNILGPCLDAI